From Actinomycetota bacterium, one genomic window encodes:
- a CDS encoding radical SAM protein, with protein sequence MTPDTEILPPATAGWEIRRRTFGDSFDFFAPGLKRYQTSEFTPANARTMLPISVTGSACALQCDHCQAKVLEGMISVKADENLYELASRLRKRGTTSLLVSGGSMRGGGVPLLAHTHDIARIKAELGMRVICHVGYPTAEVAGALAEAGIDAAMMDIIGADDTLRDVYHLDLTVDDVERSLAGVAATGIRVIPHIVIGLHYGRFLGEEAALRMIARYPVWTLVLVVLTPLVGTPMADLPPPPLDEVVPFMAHARDVMPETRLHLGCARPLGGMKVSLDRAAIDHGFNGMAYPAEGTVAYAEARGLEPRFFDTCCSVTWGFDA encoded by the coding sequence GTGACGCCGGACACCGAGATCCTGCCGCCGGCGACGGCCGGGTGGGAGATCCGCCGCCGGACGTTCGGCGATTCCTTCGACTTCTTCGCGCCGGGCCTCAAGCGGTACCAGACGAGCGAGTTCACGCCGGCCAACGCGCGGACGATGCTCCCGATCAGCGTCACGGGGAGCGCGTGCGCGCTCCAGTGCGACCACTGCCAGGCGAAGGTGCTCGAGGGGATGATCTCCGTCAAGGCGGACGAGAACCTCTACGAGCTCGCCTCGCGATTGCGCAAGAGGGGGACGACGAGCCTGCTCGTCAGCGGCGGCTCGATGCGCGGCGGCGGGGTGCCGCTGCTGGCGCACACCCACGACATCGCGCGGATCAAGGCGGAGCTCGGCATGCGGGTCATCTGCCACGTCGGCTACCCCACGGCCGAGGTGGCCGGGGCCCTGGCGGAGGCGGGGATCGACGCCGCGATGATGGACATCATCGGAGCCGACGACACGCTCCGCGACGTCTATCACCTCGACCTGACGGTCGACGACGTGGAGCGCTCGCTGGCCGGCGTCGCCGCCACCGGCATTCGGGTGATCCCTCACATCGTGATCGGCCTCCATTACGGACGCTTTTTGGGTGAGGAGGCCGCGCTGCGCATGATCGCGCGCTACCCGGTGTGGACGCTGGTGTTGGTGGTGCTGACGCCGCTCGTCGGCACGCCGATGGCCGACCTCCCGCCGCCTCCCCTCGACGAGGTCGTGCCGTTCATGGCCCACGCCCGCGATGTGATGCCGGAGACGCGCCTCCACCTGGGGTGCGCCCGTCCGCTCGGGGGGATGAAGGTCTCGCTCGACCGGGCCGCGATCGACCACGGCTTCAATGGGATGGCGTATCCGGCCGAAGGCACGGTGGCCTACGCCGAGGCGCGCGGCCTCGAGCCGCGCTTCTTCGACACGTGCTGCTCGGTCACCTGGGGGTTCGACGCGTGA
- a CDS encoding (Fe-S)-binding protein, with protein MGLEKQHPDPIEKEGAVVEGYALAGEWNRMFEQRVIWDYDFTPLEKIGELPGGESLNWCYGCGKCIPVCPVDIVGDYGPRKIHRKGQMGVDLFKDPDLWLCTTCGNCLRVCPKEVDMIQIMPAVREVAVGEGNVPAELQSVFEKTARYGNALGENPRKRVEWMKDAATPVRILKDDPSPVDVLFLIEDYWAFHPRGRDAARANARVLNRLGVDWAILGAEEKTIGDSQRLAGEKGLFEMLVEDNVALFSKYEFGRIVTSDPHAFNALRNEYPKLGHSYEVLHYTQLLGQLVPKLTFSKRIDAKVTFHDPCYLGRHNGEYDAPRALIEAIPGVEFMEMQRCRANGYCCGGGGGAMWLDSFTADFTSERLSERRVREAVETGADILAICCPYEVSRFEDAVKSTGNDGKLIVRDIAELLDEAMS; from the coding sequence ATGGGCCTCGAGAAGCAGCATCCGGACCCGATCGAGAAGGAAGGGGCGGTCGTCGAGGGCTACGCGCTCGCCGGCGAATGGAACCGCATGTTCGAGCAGCGGGTGATCTGGGACTACGACTTCACCCCGCTCGAGAAGATCGGCGAGCTGCCCGGCGGCGAGTCGCTCAACTGGTGCTACGGCTGCGGCAAGTGCATCCCGGTATGCCCGGTCGACATCGTCGGCGACTACGGGCCTCGGAAGATCCACCGCAAGGGGCAGATGGGGGTGGATCTGTTCAAGGATCCCGACCTGTGGCTGTGCACGACGTGCGGGAACTGTCTGCGGGTCTGCCCCAAAGAAGTCGACATGATCCAGATCATGCCGGCCGTGCGCGAGGTCGCGGTCGGCGAAGGGAACGTCCCCGCGGAGCTGCAGTCGGTGTTCGAGAAGACCGCCCGCTACGGCAACGCGCTCGGCGAGAACCCGCGGAAGCGCGTCGAATGGATGAAGGACGCTGCAACGCCGGTCCGGATCCTCAAGGACGACCCGTCGCCGGTGGACGTGCTGTTCCTGATCGAGGACTACTGGGCCTTCCATCCGCGCGGGCGAGACGCGGCGCGCGCGAACGCGCGCGTGTTGAACCGGCTCGGCGTCGATTGGGCGATCCTCGGCGCGGAAGAGAAGACGATCGGCGACTCGCAGCGGCTGGCCGGGGAGAAGGGCCTGTTCGAGATGCTCGTCGAGGACAACGTCGCTCTGTTCTCGAAGTACGAGTTCGGCCGAATCGTGACCTCCGACCCGCACGCGTTCAACGCGTTGCGCAACGAGTACCCGAAGCTCGGTCATTCCTATGAGGTCCTCCACTACACGCAGCTCCTCGGCCAGCTGGTCCCCAAGCTGACCTTCTCGAAGCGGATCGACGCGAAGGTGACGTTCCACGACCCGTGCTACCTCGGGCGCCACAACGGCGAGTACGACGCGCCGCGCGCGCTCATCGAGGCGATCCCGGGCGTCGAGTTCATGGAGATGCAGCGCTGTCGCGCGAACGGCTACTGCTGCGGGGGCGGCGGCGGCGCGATGTGGCTCGACTCCTTCACCGCCGACTTCACCTCCGAGCGCCTTTCGGAGCGCCGCGTTCGCGAGGCGGTCGAGACCGGCGCGGACATCCTCGCGATCTGCTGCCCGTACGAGGTGTCGCGCTTCGAGGATGCCGTCAAGTCGACCGGGAACGACGGCAAGCTGATCGTTCGCGACATCGCGGAGCTGCTCGACGAGGCGATGTCCTGA
- a CDS encoding glycine cleavage system protein H: protein MSEVSSVGGFPVALDRAYDRLDHVWVRVEGDRVRVGMDALAQEMAGDLAQLTILSPGTVVARGDELGSIEAQKFVGALRSPVSGTVLQVNDAVLDNPRLVNADPLGEGWLIVLAPGERFDDELSGMVSGDAILPWFEAEVEDYRLKGVLAE, encoded by the coding sequence ATGAGTGAGGTCTCGAGCGTCGGCGGTTTCCCGGTCGCCCTCGATCGCGCTTACGACCGGCTGGACCACGTGTGGGTGCGCGTCGAAGGCGACCGTGTGCGCGTCGGGATGGACGCGCTCGCCCAGGAGATGGCCGGGGATCTCGCCCAGCTCACGATCCTGTCGCCCGGCACGGTCGTGGCACGCGGCGACGAGCTCGGCAGCATCGAGGCGCAGAAGTTCGTCGGTGCGCTCCGGTCTCCCGTGTCCGGCACGGTCCTCCAGGTCAACGACGCAGTGCTCGACAACCCCCGGCTCGTCAACGCCGATCCGCTCGGTGAAGGCTGGCTCATCGTCCTCGCACCGGGCGAGCGCTTCGACGACGAGCTGTCCGGGATGGTCTCGGGCGACGCGATCCTGCCGTGGTTCGAGGCCGAGGTCGAGGACTATCGGCTGAAGGGGGTGCTCGCCGAGTGA